A genomic stretch from Paraburkholderia dioscoreae includes:
- a CDS encoding LysR family transcriptional regulator, whose amino-acid sequence MEFRQLRYFLAVAEHLHFTDAATHLGIAQPPLSQQILKLEREIGTRLFIRHPRRVELTEAGRLFRERAQRIVEDAREAFVEVQNAGRGETGRLSLGFAGSTVFHPTVAMTMQQYRHAYERVSISCEESNSSLLLDKVAERQLDAALVRMPLNCRDLVVEPLVDEDMLVVLPASHRLSRRRRVDLAGLAKDPFILFPRPIGPNLYDSIISACREAGFAPAIGMESPQISSAANLVAAGFGVAVVPASIRQIQVEGVSYHELQGKPLSTGIALIHRQREKSPTVLNFVKVLRQQRAASRAA is encoded by the coding sequence ATGGAATTCCGCCAGTTACGCTACTTCCTCGCGGTCGCCGAGCACCTGCATTTCACGGACGCCGCAACGCACCTCGGCATCGCCCAACCGCCTTTGAGCCAGCAAATCCTGAAGCTGGAGCGGGAAATCGGCACGCGGTTGTTCATCCGCCATCCGCGCCGCGTCGAATTGACCGAGGCCGGGCGGCTGTTTCGCGAGCGTGCCCAGCGCATCGTGGAGGATGCGCGAGAGGCGTTTGTCGAAGTGCAGAACGCGGGGCGCGGAGAGACCGGGCGGCTTTCGCTTGGGTTCGCGGGTTCCACGGTGTTTCATCCCACCGTCGCGATGACGATGCAACAGTATCGGCATGCCTATGAGCGCGTGTCCATCAGTTGCGAGGAGAGCAACAGTTCGCTGCTGCTCGACAAGGTGGCTGAGCGGCAACTCGACGCCGCTCTGGTGCGCATGCCGCTGAACTGCCGGGATCTGGTCGTGGAACCGCTGGTCGACGAAGACATGCTGGTCGTGCTGCCGGCTAGCCACCGCCTGAGCCGGCGGCGGCGCGTCGATCTGGCGGGCCTGGCGAAAGATCCGTTCATCCTCTTTCCGCGGCCGATCGGCCCGAACCTGTACGACTCGATCATCAGCGCGTGCCGTGAGGCCGGCTTTGCGCCCGCCATCGGCATGGAGTCGCCGCAGATCTCGTCGGCGGCTAACCTCGTGGCGGCGGGATTCGGAGTTGCGGTGGTTCCCGCATCGATCCGGCAGATCCAGGTGGAAGGCGTGTCGTACCACGAACTGCAGGGCAAACCGCTTTCAACAGGTATCGCGCTGATTCATCGGCAACGCGAGAAGTCGCCGACCGTGCTGAACTTCGTGAAGGTGTTGCGGCAGCAGCGGGCTGCCTCGCGTGCGGCGTGA
- the dld gene encoding D-lactate dehydrogenase, which yields MSAARTPLANLPANAAQMLVADLRNIVGRKHTLTGDGATHRYCTGFRFGAGRALAVVRPGTVVEQWKVLQACIAANVIVITQASNTGLTGGSTPDGNDYDRDILIVSTTRMKKVYVIDDGKQVVCLPGATLDQLEKVLKPLGREPHSVIGSSCIGASVFGGVCNNSGGALVQRGPAYTEMAVFAQVDATGRLNLVNHLGISLGKTPDEILGRLERGEFSAADVRHDAGAGSDHGYATHVREIDADTPARFNADPQRLHEASGSAGKLMVFGVRLDTFPIEQNAKVFYIGTNRPDELTVIRRHALHDFKHLPISGEYLHRDAFDIAEEYGKDTFLAINYLGTSRLPALFGLKSRFDALFDRLGFFPSHFTDRVMQAASRLFPSHLPPRMKQYRDKYEHHLMLKVAAGSVEETRAFLSGYFESATGGYFECTDEEGRKAFLHRFAAAGAAVRYRAVHPREVENIVALDVALRRNDRDWIETLPPEIEETISIKLYYGHFLCHVFHQDYIVKKGNDCLEVEHKMWTLLDRRGAEYPAEHNVGHLYHAKPQLAAFYQQLDPCNCFNPGIGQMSKFANYREAAG from the coding sequence ATGTCCGCAGCGCGCACACCACTAGCCAACCTGCCGGCCAACGCGGCCCAAATGCTCGTTGCGGATTTGCGCAACATCGTCGGCAGGAAGCACACGCTGACGGGTGACGGTGCGACCCATCGCTATTGCACGGGCTTTCGTTTCGGCGCGGGCAGGGCGCTCGCCGTAGTGCGTCCCGGCACAGTCGTCGAACAGTGGAAGGTGTTGCAGGCATGCATCGCGGCGAACGTGATTGTCATTACGCAGGCGTCGAATACGGGCCTCACCGGCGGCTCGACGCCTGATGGCAACGACTACGATCGCGACATCCTGATTGTCAGCACGACCCGGATGAAGAAGGTGTACGTCATCGACGACGGCAAGCAGGTGGTCTGCCTTCCGGGCGCGACGCTCGATCAGTTGGAAAAAGTGCTGAAGCCTCTCGGCCGCGAGCCACATTCGGTGATCGGCTCGAGTTGCATCGGCGCTTCGGTATTCGGTGGTGTCTGCAACAACTCGGGCGGTGCGCTGGTGCAACGCGGGCCGGCATATACGGAAATGGCGGTATTCGCGCAGGTCGATGCGACAGGCAGACTGAACCTGGTCAACCATCTCGGCATCTCACTGGGCAAGACGCCGGACGAGATTCTCGGCCGACTCGAACGCGGTGAGTTTTCTGCTGCCGATGTCCGGCACGACGCGGGCGCCGGGTCCGACCACGGCTACGCGACACACGTGCGTGAGATCGATGCCGATACACCGGCGCGCTTTAACGCCGATCCGCAGCGCCTCCATGAAGCGTCGGGCTCCGCCGGCAAGCTGATGGTGTTCGGCGTGCGGCTCGACACCTTTCCGATCGAGCAGAATGCCAAGGTGTTCTATATCGGCACGAACCGGCCGGACGAGCTTACGGTGATCCGCCGCCACGCGCTGCACGACTTCAAGCATCTGCCGATCTCTGGCGAATACCTGCATCGCGATGCCTTCGACATTGCGGAGGAGTACGGCAAGGATACTTTCCTCGCGATCAATTACCTCGGCACTTCCAGGCTGCCCGCGCTATTCGGACTGAAAAGCCGCTTCGACGCGCTATTCGATCGCCTTGGTTTTTTCCCTTCGCATTTCACCGACCGCGTGATGCAGGCCGCGAGCCGGCTGTTTCCGAGCCATCTGCCGCCGCGCATGAAGCAGTATCGCGACAAATACGAGCATCACCTGATGCTGAAGGTGGCGGCTGGCAGCGTCGAGGAAACGCGCGCTTTTCTCTCCGGCTATTTCGAAAGCGCGACCGGCGGTTATTTCGAATGCACCGACGAAGAAGGCAGGAAAGCGTTCCTGCATCGCTTCGCCGCCGCTGGCGCCGCAGTTCGCTACCGCGCGGTGCATCCGCGTGAGGTGGAGAACATCGTCGCGCTCGACGTGGCGTTGCGCCGCAACGATCGCGACTGGATCGAGACGCTGCCACCCGAGATCGAAGAGACGATTTCCATCAAGCTGTACTACGGCCACTTCCTGTGCCACGTGTTCCACCAGGATTACATCGTGAAGAAGGGCAACGATTGCCTCGAAGTCGAACACAAGATGTGGACGCTGCTGGACCGCCGCGGCGCGGAATATCCGGCGGAACATAACGTCGGGCATCTGTATCACGCGAAGCCGCAGCTCGCCGCGTTCTATCAGCAACTCGATCCTTGCAACTGCTTCAACCCGGGAATCGGACAGATGTCGAAGTTCGCGAATTATCGCGAAGCGGCGGGTTGA
- a CDS encoding Bug family tripartite tricarboxylate transporter substrate binding protein produces MILFPPGGETDPLARIVGQELGKALNTSVVIENRPGAAGNIAAALVAHSPKDGYTLLWGLGTQLTVNPILYKDLSYSVEKDLTPISMMAESGFVLVVNPKVPVHSLQELVQYAREHPGKLNVSTAGVGSPLYLANMLFMARTGTQTVNITYAGNTALPVLTGEADLVFGSLSSSIGFIKANTVRPLAVTGAQRLGPLPDVPTMKEAGVPSYIMTTWHALLAPAGTSKEVVDKLHDALVRALAAPDVRGFAASRGITLETSTPAQLRQRIRDDSTMWSKILHDAGVGALN; encoded by the coding sequence GTGATTCTGTTTCCTCCGGGCGGCGAGACCGATCCGCTGGCGCGCATAGTCGGACAGGAACTCGGCAAGGCGCTGAACACCTCGGTCGTGATCGAAAACCGACCGGGTGCGGCGGGGAACATTGCAGCGGCACTCGTCGCTCATTCGCCGAAGGACGGCTATACGCTGCTGTGGGGACTCGGCACGCAGTTGACCGTCAATCCCATTCTGTACAAAGATCTGTCGTACTCGGTCGAAAAAGATCTCACACCGATCTCGATGATGGCCGAATCGGGTTTCGTGCTTGTCGTCAATCCGAAGGTGCCCGTTCACTCGCTTCAGGAACTCGTTCAGTACGCCCGCGAACATCCCGGCAAACTCAACGTGTCGACCGCAGGCGTCGGCAGTCCGCTGTATCTCGCGAACATGCTGTTCATGGCACGCACCGGCACTCAGACCGTGAACATCACGTATGCGGGGAATACGGCTTTACCGGTGCTCACTGGCGAGGCCGACCTCGTGTTCGGCAGCCTGTCGAGTTCGATCGGGTTTATCAAGGCCAACACAGTCAGGCCGCTCGCGGTAACGGGCGCGCAGCGCCTCGGACCATTGCCGGACGTGCCCACCATGAAGGAAGCGGGCGTGCCGAGTTACATCATGACGACATGGCACGCATTGCTCGCGCCCGCGGGCACGTCCAAAGAGGTCGTCGACAAATTGCACGACGCATTGGTGAGAGCCCTCGCCGCGCCCGACGTGCGCGGGTTCGCGGCTTCCCGCGGCATTACGCTGGAGACCAGCACGCCGGCTCAATTGCGTCAGCGAATTCGCGACGACTCGACCATGTGGAGCAAGATTCTCCATGACGCGGGCGTTGGCGCGTTGAATTGA
- a CDS encoding TauD/TfdA dioxygenase family protein, with protein sequence MTFAVEAIQEPIAARITGLDLRQPLSAADAQAIDNVIAQYPVLVFPAQDIDDNQLLAFSENFGPVQVSVQYATRQNEHRLQPRISDISNVGKDNETFKAGDNRRMNTFVSRRWHSDQSYQPIPARYSFLLNYSVPTRGGESQFADMRLVYDSLPQDLRETIENLSAEFDILHTRAMCGFTDFPEEERAMLKPSIHRLVKTHPLSGRKTLYLSVHATHVVDWPIPEGRDLLRELMEFATQPQFIYTHHWTVKDLVMWDNRTLIHRGLRYSPPTDRREMHRATVMDEPEWTRSASPANVPV encoded by the coding sequence ATGACCTTCGCAGTCGAAGCAATCCAGGAACCCATTGCAGCGCGTATTACCGGCCTCGACCTTCGGCAACCTCTGTCGGCTGCCGACGCGCAAGCCATCGACAACGTAATTGCACAGTATCCGGTACTCGTATTCCCGGCGCAGGATATCGACGACAATCAACTGCTCGCGTTCAGCGAAAACTTCGGGCCGGTACAGGTCTCCGTGCAATACGCGACGCGTCAGAACGAACATCGCCTGCAGCCGCGCATCAGCGACATTTCGAACGTCGGCAAGGACAACGAGACGTTCAAGGCGGGCGACAACCGTCGCATGAATACGTTTGTGAGCCGCCGCTGGCATTCGGACCAGTCGTATCAGCCCATTCCCGCCCGCTACTCTTTCCTGCTCAACTACTCGGTGCCCACGAGAGGCGGCGAGTCCCAGTTCGCCGACATGCGCCTCGTCTATGACTCATTGCCGCAGGATCTTCGCGAGACGATTGAAAATCTCTCCGCGGAGTTCGACATCCTTCATACGCGAGCGATGTGCGGCTTCACCGATTTCCCGGAAGAAGAGCGCGCGATGCTCAAGCCGTCGATCCACCGGCTGGTGAAAACGCATCCGCTGTCGGGACGCAAGACGCTCTATCTTTCGGTGCATGCGACTCACGTAGTGGACTGGCCGATTCCCGAAGGCCGCGATCTGTTGCGGGAACTGATGGAGTTCGCCACGCAGCCGCAATTCATTTACACCCACCACTGGACTGTCAAAGACCTCGTGATGTGGGACAACCGGACACTGATACACCGCGGCCTGCGCTACTCGCCGCCGACGGATCGGCGCGAGATGCATCGCGCAACCGTCATGGACGAACCGGAATGGACGCGATCCGCCTCGCCGGCGAACGTCCCCGTGTGA
- a CDS encoding SDR family NAD(P)-dependent oxidoreductase: MDLELRGRTALVTGASTGIGTGIARALASEGVRLAITARRDALLEEVAASIVAEGGMRPIVIVGDLTAPGHIERILAQATDALGQIDILVNNAGASRPAPLDAGEDVWEEAFALNFTAARRMTHAVLPAMRSRKWGRVINISGSMEPRGLNPSGPAKAALHLWAKSLSREIAADGITINTIPPGRIHSEQIEKRLHPTEESKQAFITRNVPIGYFGDPLDIGYLAAFLASPRARYITGDVIPVDGGMHFYAH, from the coding sequence ATGGACCTCGAACTTCGCGGACGCACGGCGCTCGTCACAGGCGCGAGCACGGGCATTGGAACGGGCATTGCAAGGGCGCTGGCGAGCGAGGGCGTGCGGCTTGCGATCACCGCGCGGCGCGATGCACTGCTGGAGGAGGTGGCGGCGTCGATCGTGGCGGAGGGCGGCATGCGGCCGATCGTGATCGTCGGCGATCTCACCGCGCCCGGTCACATCGAGCGCATTCTCGCGCAGGCGACCGACGCGCTGGGGCAGATCGATATTCTGGTGAACAATGCGGGCGCGTCGCGGCCCGCGCCGCTCGATGCGGGCGAAGACGTCTGGGAAGAGGCGTTCGCGCTCAATTTCACCGCAGCGCGACGCATGACACATGCGGTTCTGCCGGCAATGCGCTCGCGCAAATGGGGGCGCGTGATCAATATCAGCGGTTCGATGGAACCGCGTGGACTCAATCCCAGTGGTCCGGCGAAGGCGGCGCTGCATCTATGGGCCAAGAGCCTCTCGCGCGAAATTGCCGCGGACGGCATCACGATCAACACTATCCCGCCGGGCAGAATTCATAGCGAGCAAATCGAAAAGCGCCTGCATCCCACCGAAGAATCGAAACAGGCGTTTATTACGCGCAACGTGCCGATCGGCTACTTCGGCGATCCGCTCGACATCGGTTATCTGGCGGCATTTCTTGCGTCGCCGCGCGCGAGGTACATCACGGGAGATGTGATTCCAGTGGACGGCGGCATGCATTTTTACGCGCACTAA
- a CDS encoding alpha/beta fold hydrolase, with the protein MTFFRKGDVSIRYEQYGSGFPLLLLPPGGMRATIDDWQRMAFNPVEIFRHDFKVIALDQRNAGQSTGPLSDGDPWDQYAADHLGLLNHLGIERCHVMGCCIGASYALNLARLAPSRVASLVLQQPIGIDEANRQVMPNSWRKWADELTANRQDLSPTALEDFGRRMWAGDFVLSVSREFVASCQTPMLILPGADLEHPAVIAEELARLAPSVRTLQPWKEPAGCIPSAVAVVRDFLARNSH; encoded by the coding sequence ATGACATTCTTCAGAAAAGGCGACGTTTCGATCCGCTACGAACAATATGGAAGCGGCTTTCCTTTGCTATTGCTTCCTCCCGGCGGCATGCGGGCAACCATCGACGACTGGCAGCGCATGGCGTTCAATCCCGTCGAGATCTTCCGCCACGACTTTAAGGTGATCGCACTCGATCAACGCAACGCCGGCCAGTCGACCGGCCCGCTCTCCGACGGCGATCCGTGGGATCAGTATGCGGCTGACCATCTCGGCTTGCTCAACCACCTTGGTATCGAGCGCTGTCACGTAATGGGATGCTGCATCGGCGCGTCTTACGCATTGAATCTTGCGCGGCTCGCACCGTCGCGCGTGGCGTCGCTGGTGCTCCAGCAGCCCATTGGTATCGACGAAGCCAACCGTCAGGTCATGCCCAATTCATGGCGCAAGTGGGCCGATGAACTGACCGCCAATCGTCAGGACCTGAGCCCGACAGCGCTTGAGGATTTCGGCCGCAGAATGTGGGCTGGCGATTTCGTCCTGAGCGTGAGCCGGGAGTTTGTCGCCTCGTGCCAGACGCCCATGCTGATCCTGCCGGGCGCCGACCTGGAGCACCCGGCGGTCATTGCGGAAGAACTTGCGCGGCTGGCTCCGAGTGTCCGCACCCTGCAACCGTGGAAAGAGCCCGCCGGCTGCATTCCTTCCGCGGTGGCCGTGGTTCGCGATTTCCTCGCGAGAAACAGCCATTGA